The sequence below is a genomic window from Haloferax mediterranei ATCC 33500.
CCAGTACCTCCAGCCGTCGCGGAGCCACCTCGACGTGTTCGAGTACGTCCACCCCGACACCTTCGACACGTGGCGACAGGTCGCCGAAGAGGAACTTGACTTCCTCTACTGTGCGTCCGGTCCGATGGTCCGGTCGTCGTACAAGGCCGGAGAGCTATTCGTCGACGCACTTCTCCGAGAGGGGTCGAGCGTCGAAGAGGCTCGGCAGACAGCGCGTGCAGCCGCCGGGCAGTAGCGGGCGACAGAACTGGGCGACAGAACTGGGCGACAGAACTGGGCGACAAAACCGGGCGACAAAACCGGACGCCACTGGTTCACGAATGACTCGGCTACGATTCCGAGGCGCTCGCTCGTCAACCCCGGATACGTTTTGCAACGTTGTCGATATTTCCGATTATCTCTCGGTGATGTGTGGGTTCACGCTAACGACCATCAGGAAGAATCGTTTAGGAGTGAAAATGTCCAATTTTGTCCCGTGTGAGTTTACATAGCACGGCAGGATGGGAGGTATTCCGAGTCAAAGTAAATTATATACGAAAACAATATAACGGCGGCGGGTGTCGATTTTGCCATGAACAGGAGGGTTCTCCCGTGAGCGTGCTTCAACGTGACCCACAGGACCAGGTACGAGTACTCGACGAGGACGGGGCCGTCGTCGGTGAGGTCCCCGACATCGACGACGAAACACTGGTCGAGATGTACCGAAACATGCGTCTCGCCCGGCACTTCGACACGCGGGCGGTAAGTCTCCAACGGCAGGGACGGATGGGGACGTATCCGCCGCTGTCGGGACAGGAAGGCGCACAGATTGGCAGTGCCATCGCACTCGAAGAAGACGACTGGATGGTTCCGAGTTACCGCGAACACGGTGCCGCGCTGATTCGAGGCCTCCCACTGAAACAGACGCTTCTCTACTGGATGGGCCACGAGAAGGGTAACAAGATGCCGGAGGATGCGAACATTCTCCCACCCGCCGTTCCCATCGCCTCGCAGATTCCCCACGCGACGGGTGCTGCGTGGGCGCTCAAACTCCAGGGTAAAACCGACAAGGGCGTCCTCTGTTACTTCGGTGACGGGGCGACCTCCGAAGGAGACTTCCACGAGGCGCTGAACTTCGCGGGCGTCTTCGACACCCCGAACATTTTCTTCTGTAACAACAACCAGTGGGCGATTTCCGTGCCGCGCGAACGACAGACGGCATCGGAAACCATCGCGCAGAAGGCGACGGCCTACGGCCTCGACGGTATTCAGGTCGACGGCATGGACCCACTTGCGGTCTACTCCGTGACGAAGGCGGCGCTGGACAAAGCGAAGAACCCCGACGAGGGCGAACTTCGGCCGACGCTTATCGAGGCAGTCCAGTACCGCTTCGGCGCACACACCACTGCTGACGACCCGACCGTCTACCGCGACGACGAGGAAGTCGAGCGGTGGAAAGCGAAAGACCCCATCCCGCGACTGGAGACGTTCCTCCGCGAGACTGGACGACTCGACGACGAGAAAATCGACGATATCGAGTCGGATATCGAGGCGACGGTTGCAGACGCTATCGAGGCCGCCGAGTCCGACCCGCGTCCGGACCCGAGCGAGATGTTCGAATACGCGTACGCCGAACAGACACCGGAGATTCGTGCACAGCGCGAGGAGTTCGAAGCACTCCGTGAGAAGGTTGGCGACGAAGGGTTCCTCAGAGAATGAGCGCGCAGAATCTTACTATCGTGCAGGCAGTACGGGACGGTCTCTACACCGAAATGAACCTCGACGATGAGGTGCTCGTCATGG
It includes:
- the pdhA gene encoding pyruvate dehydrogenase (acetyl-transferring) E1 component subunit alpha: MSVLQRDPQDQVRVLDEDGAVVGEVPDIDDETLVEMYRNMRLARHFDTRAVSLQRQGRMGTYPPLSGQEGAQIGSAIALEEDDWMVPSYREHGAALIRGLPLKQTLLYWMGHEKGNKMPEDANILPPAVPIASQIPHATGAAWALKLQGKTDKGVLCYFGDGATSEGDFHEALNFAGVFDTPNIFFCNNNQWAISVPRERQTASETIAQKATAYGLDGIQVDGMDPLAVYSVTKAALDKAKNPDEGELRPTLIEAVQYRFGAHTTADDPTVYRDDEEVERWKAKDPIPRLETFLRETGRLDDEKIDDIESDIEATVADAIEAAESDPRPDPSEMFEYAYAEQTPEIRAQREEFEALREKVGDEGFLRE